The following is a genomic window from Geoalkalibacter halelectricus.
CGTTGATGATCGCGGCGCGCGGCGGACGCATTGACCCGCGCCCGCGCCCAGGCCAGCTCGGCATCGAGATAGCGGGTCACCTCCACGGCGCCCCCGTCGAACTGAACGCGCACCTGGGTAAAAGCCTCCTCGGCATGAGCCAGGGCCGCCTCGGCCAGATCCAAATTGGCGCGGTGCTCCTCGAGGTCGAGCCAGGCCTGGCGCACCTCGAATTCCACCGCCTGGCGCATGCGCCGCTGGGCGGCACGGCTCTCCTGGGTCTGACCCAAGGCGTGCGCTTCACGCGCACGGGTGGTGAAGCCGGAAAAGAGATTCCAACTGAGCCGCGCGCCGAACGTCCAATTGAGCTGGTCGTCGTTGTAGGCAAAATCGGGATCATCGTGATAAAGACGCGCCTGAACATCCAGCCGGGGAAGATATTCCGCCCGCGCCAGACGCTCCTCCAACCGCGCCAGCTCGCGCGCTCCGGCCGCCGCGGCCAACTCGGGACGCTGCTCCAGGGCGCGCCGCAGCGCCTGGGAATAGTCCTCGGGCAAGGGAAAATCCGGTTCTTCATCGCGCGGCTCAAAGGCCGTGGCGGCATCGCGGCCCAAAAGAATCGCCAGGGCCGCCTGCAAGCGCTGGCTGGCCGCGGCAGCGCGCACCCTGTCGGCGCGTGCCTCGGCCAGCCGCACTTGCAGGGACAAAAGCTCCGAGCGCAGCAGGCTGCCGCCCCGCAAACGCACCTCGGCCAGATCCACTTCCCGCTCAAGCACGGCAACGCTTTGGCGGGCGATGTCGCCGCGATCACGGGCCGAAAGCATGGCCAGATAGGTATCGACCACCGCCGCGCTTAAATCGTTGTGCTCGGTTTGATAGGCATGGCGGGCCTGCTCGAACCGCGTTTCGGCCTGGCTGAAACGCAACCGGTCACGGCCTCCGGCGTAGACGTTGAGGCGCGCCTCAAGGTAGCTTTCGAAATTCTCAAAGCGTCCGGGATGGTTGAAGTCGACGTTTTCCGGCAGTTGGCGGGCATCGATGGTTTTGAACAGGTAGGCCGAGGGGGCATCGCCGCGCAGGTATTCAAGACCGGCATCCAGGCGCGGCCAAAAGGCCGCGCGGGCCTCATCGCGGGCCGCGCGGGCCTGGGCGATGCGCCCCCGGGCTTCCTCCAGGGCGGGGTTGTCGTCCCACGCCAGGGCCAGGGCCTGCTCCAGGGTCAGAGGCTGGTCCGCCTGGGCCGCAAGGGGCAGCCCCATCCACAACCCCATCCAGACCCCGACCCAGATCTTTGCGCGGATCCAACGAAACAAATTATTCATGCCTCCATCCCTGCGGCAAAACACCTTAAATGACGTCGACTTACCGCAAAAGTGTAAGCCAGCAACCGGGGATGTCAAGCAATGGTCACCCGCCAGGCGTGCTTAGGTATATGAAAAAACAAACTTTTTTCTTTCCCGGCAAACCATCGGCCTTCTCCGCTAAAAAACTCCCAAAACACATGCAGGTTTGAAGCTCTACCTTTGCATCAGACAGGACTTAAATCCTTGGCACAAAACATGAAAATGATCCTGTCCGCACCCACCAACCTGCCGTTGAGGTCAATATTTTGAATCACCACCAAGCGAAACACCTTCCGATCTCTCCCAAGGCAGAGGCCCCATGAGCGACTGGCTGATTCCCTCGCAGATCGCCTCGCTGTGCGGCAGCGCCGTACTGGTTGTGGTCTTCGCCTCCCTGTTCGCCCGCGACCGCAAGCCCCATCTGGCCCTTTGGGCCTGGTGTTGGGCCTTCTATGCCCTGTGCTTCGCCCTGGCCCTGACCGCCGCGGCCTTTCCCCGCGCCGATGCCCTGTTATCTGCCCGCGAACTGAGCCTGGTGGTCAGCTCCTTGCTGCTGGTGGCCGGCGGACACGCCTTTGTGGGCCGCAAGCTGCCGAGATTTTGGCAGGCCCTGGCCCTGCTCGCTACGCTCTGGACGCCGTTGGCGCTGAGCACCGGTTCCCTGGTGCATCTGCTTCCCGTTTATCTCTTTCACGCCCTGGTCGCCATCACCACGGGCCTGCTTATTCTGCGCGCCACCGAGTTTTATGCCTTCGGTCGCTACCTCACCGGCGGGGTCCTCATCCTCTGGGGCCTGCACCGGGCCAACTACCCGTTGCTCGCCTCCATCCCCGAAATCGCCCCCTGGGGTTTTTTGCTCGGGGCTTTTTTCAGCTTTGCCTCGGCCGGCGGCATCATTCTGATTCACTTCGCCCGCGCCTGCGACGCCGCCGAGGACAGTCGCCGCCTCAGCCAGACCCTGCTCGATGCCATTGCCGACCCCCTGGTTCTGCTCAGCGCCGATTTGCGCGTGCAGTGGAGCAACCAGGGCGCCTGGCGGCACCTGTCCCCGGCCCTGGAAACTCCCGCCGGGCGCCGCTGCTTCGAGCTGTGGCGCGGGCGCGACCAGCCCTGCCGGCCCTGCCCAGCCCGTAGCAGCTTCGACACGGGCACCTCTGCCGATCTGCAACTGGAAACGGAGGACGGGCGCAACTGGGCGGTGCGCGCCTTTCCCGTTCCCGGAAAAGCCCCCGGCAAGGTGGTCGGGGTCATTTTGCATTTCGAGGATCAGGCCCCCAAGCGCGAGAGCAGCCGCCAGGCGCAGCTCGCCGCCCTGGGCGAGCTCTCCGCCGGGGTCGCCCACGAGATCAACAATCCCATCAACGGCATCATCAATTACGCCGAGCTGCTCGGCGATACCCTGCCGCCCGCGGGGAGCGAGGCCGACCTGGCGCGCCGCATCGGGAGCGAAGCCGAACGCATCGCCACCATCGTGCGCAACCTGCTGCGCTTTGCCCGGGACAGCCGCGAGGACAAGGAGGCGGTGCTGCTCTATGAAATTCTTCTCGATACCCTGGTGCTGTTCGAGGCGCAGTTGCGCCGCCATGGGGTCGAAACTCTGATCGACATGGCCCCTGATCTGCCGGCGGTGCGGGTACACCCGGAGCAGATCCAGCAGGTGTTTCTCAATCTGCTCAGCAACGCCCTGTTCGCCCTCAACGAAAAATTCGCCGTCGGAGCCGCCGGTAAGCAGATCGAGATCTCGGCGACCCGCATCGAGGAGGAGGGCCAGGCTCTGCTGCGCACCTGCATTCACGATCGGGGAGCGGGCATCGCCGTCGAGCACCTGGCGAAGGTCATGAACCCGTTTTTCACCACCAAGCCACCGGGCAAGGGCACCGGACTGGGCTTGTCCATCAGCCACGGCATCGTGCGCGATCACGGCGGGCGACTCGCCATCGAAAGCCACGCGGGTGAATGGACCCGCGTCACCCTGGATCTGCCCTGCGCCTGAACCTAAAGGATTTTCCATGTCCCAGCACATTCTGATCGTCGATGACGAAGAAAGCATCCGCTATACCTTTTCGCGTTTCCTGTTGGCCCCGGGGCGGACGGTGGAGGTGGCGCATAGCTACGAGGAGGCGCTGGAGAAGCTAACGACCTGCGCCTTTGATCTGATTTTCTGCGACATTCTTCTCGGCGGACGCAGCGGCATCAATCTTCTCGAGGAGGTCCGGCGGCGCGGCCTCTATTTGCCGGTGGTCATGATCACCGGCGCTCCCGAGGTGGACAGCGCCACCGAGGCCCTGCGCCTGGGGGCCTACGATTATCTCGCCAAGCCGGTGCGGCGCGAGGCGCTGCTGCGCATTGCCGACAAGGCCCTGCAGTACAAGGCGCTGCGCGATGAAAAGGAGAAGCTTCAGGCGGATCTGCAGGCCGTGTTCCGCAGCGTCAAGGACGCCATCCTCACCACGGACGGCGACCTGCGCCTGGTGCAGGCCAACGCGGCCGCCGGCCGCCTGTGCGGCATCTCCGCCGCCCGCGCGGGAGAATCCCTCGACCAGCTGGCACCCTGCGCGGACAGGTGTCTCGGGTTGCTGCGTCAGAGCCTGGAAAGCCGCCGCACCCTGGAGCGCGAGCGCATCGAATGCGTACATCCGCGCCACGGACGGCGCATCGTGTCAGTGTCCGCCTCACCCCTGCGCGGCGCCCAGGGCGAACATCGCGGCGCAATGCTGGTGGTCCGCGACGAAACCCGGCTCGACGCCCTGGAACGCCGCATCGGCGAGCGCTCCAGCTTTCATGGCCTGGTGGGCACCAGCGCGCCCATGCAGGAGGTCTATGCATTGCTCGAAACCCTCGCCGAGGTCCCCACCACGGTGCTGATTACCGGGGAGAGCGGCACGGGCAAAGAACTGGTGGCGCGCGCCCTGCACGATGGGGGACCGCGCCGGGACGGACCCCTGATTCGCGTCAACTGCGCGGCGCTTTCGGAGAACCTGCTGGAGAGCGAACTCTTTGGCCATGTACGCGGCGCGTTCACCGGCGCCGTCAAGGACAAGGTGGGGCGTTTCGAGGCGGCGCACGGCGGCACCCTGTTTCTGGATGAGATCGGCGACATCACCCCCGCCCTGCAACTGCGCCTGCTGCGCGTGCTGCAGGAAAAGGAAATCGAGCGGGTCGGCGCGAATCGCTCGATCCCCGTGGACGTGCGGGTGGTCGCGGCGACCAATCAGAACCTGACCGAGAAGATCCGGCGCGGTGAATTCCGCGAGGATTTGTTTTACCGCCTCAAGGTGGTAACGGTGAAGCTGCCGCCCCTGCGGGAGCGGCGCGAGGATATCGCTCCCCTGGCGGCGCATTTTCTCGCGCAGTTCAATGAAAAGCTCGGCCGCGACATCCGCGACCTCTCGCCCGAGGCGCACAAGGCCCTGCTGGCCCATCCCTGGCCGGGCAACGTACGCGAGCTGCAGCATGCCCTGGAGCACGCCTGCATCCTGTGCCGCAATGGTCGCATCGAGGTCGCTCATCTGCCGGCGGAAATCATCACCGCGGCCGCCACCGCGGATCAGGCCATCAGTCCGGCGGCTATTCAGCGCGCCCTGCACGCCGCCGGGGGCAATAAAACCCAGGCGGCGCGGATGCTCGGTATCAGCCGACGCACGGTCTACCGCAAACTCGAGGAGGACCAGGGCTGAGGACATTAAAACTGTGCCATGTCACACCTTCCGGGGCCGCCGCGGTGTGACAAGACACGGGGCAGAGGCCCGGCGGATTGCCGCCCCCGGGACCGGCTTATGCACGCAACCCTTTGACAACAGAAAAAAATTCCTTCCCGCTTTGATTTTTTCCTCGGCCCTTTGCGCGGGGAATAAAACGGCATGCTCCTTGAAAACACCTTGGGGGCGAGACGGGATAAATCCCCGTGTCTCAAATTCCCAAGGAGCAAGACGGCATGCGCACCCCCCACCTTCCGGACAACTCAACGGCATCAACGGGTCGCTGTCCGCTGATTCGCGAGCCCCTGCCGCAATGCTATTGCTATGATTCCAGCAGCGCCAACATTGAGGCCATGATCCGTTTCTGCGGCGGCGATTATCACCAATGCCGCATCTATCTACGTATTCTTCCGATTACCAATTCCCTGCCAAGGAGACAGCCTTGAACAATCTACGCATGAGTACCAAGATCTACCTGCTGAGTGCCCTGATCATGCTGGCCTTCACCTTCGCCGTCGCCTGGGTCTACCTACAGGCGCGCGGCAACTTCTACCAGGCCAAGCAAAATGAGATCCGCCATATCGTCGAGGCGGGCTGGGGGGTGGTCGATCACTACGCCAAGCAGGCCCAGGCCGGCCACCTGTCCCGCGAGGAGGCCCAGCGCCTGGCCCTCGACGCCCTGCGCGGGGTGCGCTTCGAGGGTGATAATTATTTCTGGATCAACGACCTGACCCCGCGCATGGTCATGCATCCCATCAATCCGGCCCTCGATGGGCGTGATCTCTCGGAGAGCCGCGACCCCAACGGCAAGGCCCTGTTCCTGGAGATGGTGCAGGTGGCGCGCGCCACGGGCGAGGGCTATGTGGATTACCAATGGCCGGTGCCCGGATTCGACGAGCCGGTAGACAAGACCTCCTTCGTCAAGCTGGTGCCCGAGTGGGGTTGGATCGTCGGCGGCGGCCTCTATATCGACGACATTCAGGCCCAGCTCAGCCGCATGTTCTGGACCGCGGCGACAGTCATCGCCCTGGTGGTCCTGGCCGCGCTGGCCCTGGTCACGGTGGTGGCGCGCAGCGTGGCCCAGCCCCTGAAAAAAACCGTGAGCATGATCGAGGCCATGGAGCAGGGCCGCCTCGACGGGCGCCTCAACCTGGCGCGGCGCGATGAAATCGGCCAGATGGCCCGCGCCATGGACACCTTTGCCGACAATTTGCAGCACGAGGTGATCGGCTCACTGAAAAAGCTCGCCGCCGGCAACCTTAACCTGAGCATCCAGCCCCGCGACGATCAGGATCAGGTGCGCGGCGCCCTGAAGAAGGTAAGCGACGACCTCAATCTGGTCATGGGTCAGATTCAGTCGGCCGCCGTGCAGATCGCCGGGGGCGCGGGGCAGGTCTCCGACACCAGTCAGTCCCTCTCCCAGGGCGCTACCGAACAGGCCAGTTCCCTGGAGGAAATTGCCGCCTCCATGAACGAGATGGCGGCGCAGATCAAGCACAGCGCCGACAACGCGCTCCAGGCCGATCGCCTGGCCGGGGAGATGAAGCAGGCCGCCCTCGAAGGCACCGGCCACATGCGCGAGATGGTCGGGGCCATGGGTGAGATCAATAGCGCCGGCCAAAGTATTTCCAAGATCATCAAGGTCATCGACGAGATCGCCTTTCAGACCAACCTGCTCGCCCTCAACGCCGCCGTGGAAGCCGCGCGCGCCGGCCAGCACGGCAAGGGCTTCGCGGTGGTCGCCGAGGAGGTGCGCAACCTGGCGGCGCGCAGCGCCCGGGCGGCGCGCGAAACCGCCGATCTCATCGAAGGCTCGGTGAGCAAGACGGCGAGCGGCGCCGAAATCGCGGAGAAAACCGCCGCGGCGCTGGATCAGATGGTGGTCGGCGTGACCAAGGTCAGCGATCTGGTCGGCGAGATGGCGGCCGCCGCGCGCGAGCAATCCGAGGGCATCTCCCAGGTCAACGTAGGCCTGAACCAGATCGACCAGGTCACCCAGCAGAACACCGCCAACGCCGAGGAGTGCGCCGCTGCGGCGGAGGAACTCTCCAGCCAGTCCGAGCAACTGCGCCAGATGCTCAGTCGCTTCACCCTGCGCGGGGGCGCGACCAAGGCGCAGGTACTGACCCTGCCCCGCCAGTCCTCGGGCGGCGCCTGGGATGCGGACCCAACATCGCGGATTTGTCTGGATGAATCCGCCTGACGCAGGCAAAAAAAACGCCCGGAGACAGGTTTATACAGCCCTGCCTCCGGGCGTTTGCAACCGGAGAAAAATTATGTTTTGTAAGGAGTTAGCGACCGCGGCCCCGAGCAGGAGCGTGGGCTGGAGGCCCAGACTCTTCCTGCGACTCTTCCTCGACCACCGCTTCGACGGGTTCAGGGGCCGGCGTCACCGCGCTCCCGCCCGCGGCACAAGCCTGCAGGCAGGCATTGAGTTGCTCGCTACCCTGAAAAACGCGCGAGCGGCGCTCGGCGTAGGTCGCACCGGGATCTTTCGCCGACATTTCAATGGGCGGCCCATGCAGTTCCACGCATTTTCTCTCACATTCACTCATCCCCTGTGCGGGCACGATCGCGGCAGACGCCCCCGCCGCGCCCAGCAACAGGCAGGCCAGAAAAAAAACGAACCCCTTCATCCCTTTTTCCCTTCTTTTTGATGGTTGGCAGGCACTCGGCTCGCAGCCGCATCTCTGGCGACAAACCACAGCACCGTCAAGGATAAGTCAGTTTTCTCCAGAAAATCAAGCGTCAAGAACGATTTATGCATCAATCCAGAATGTCCGACCCCATGTATTCATCGTTGCGATGTCGCTCCTCCTCGGCACGACGCACATCGTAGCCGGAACCCTGGGGGGTCCCGGAGAGAACCCGGTGCTCACGCAGATAGTCCATATTAATGCTCTTGAGGTCTTCCACGGCTTCCTGAAACATGCCTTTGAGTTCTTGAGTTTTCATGACGTCCCTCCCGTGAACGGGTCTGAGGGTTGAATACCTGAACGCAATTATACCTCAATCGGTCATCATTTGGCAGGAGGAAAAATCAGCGCGCACCTCCTACCCCCACCTTCAGTCCCCCAGAATGCTCATGATGTTGGCGAAGGCCTTGGAGGCGCGTTGATCCTTTTCCTCCTCGGGAAGTTGGGGCGGTTCCTCGCCGCGGCTGGCGTTGAGCAGTTCGGCGGGGATTTCGGCGAGAAAGCGGCTGGGTACGCGCAACTGCATCTCGCCGTATTTCTTGCGGCGGCGCGCGCCGGTGAGCACCAGGCGGCGGCGCGCGCGGGTGATGCCGACGTAGCAGAGGCGGCGCTCTTCGTCGAGGTCGAAGGTTTCGGTGAGGGTTTTCTTGTGGGGCAGAAATTCCTCCTCCATGCCCACCAGAAAGACGTGGGGAAATTCCAACCCCTTGCTCGAATGGATGCTCATGAGCACCACGGCGTCGCGCTGAAGCTTCTTTTCCTTGGAGTCGCGTCCCGGGCGCTCCTCGTCGAGCAGCGAAACCTTTTCGAGAAAGCCGGGCAGCGAAGGACTCTCCTCGCGCTCCAGGTAGGAAGCCAGGGCGTTGGCCACCTCCTCCATGTTCTCGACGCGGCGACGCGCCTTCACGGGATCATCCACGGTGCGGTAGATTTCCTGCTCCAGGCGCACCTCGGCGATGAGCTCGCGCAGGGTTTCGACCATCATCCCGTGGCGGTTGAACAGCCGCCGGTAGCGCTCCATGAGGGCGACGAAGGCGGCGATGGCCTCCTGGGCCTTGTCGCCGAGGTCGTCGAGTTCGGAGGCGCTTTTCAGCACCTCCCACAGGGGCTTCTGAGTCTGGGCCGAGTGGCGGATGAGGCGGTCGGCGGTGGTTTCGCCGATGCCGCGCTTGGGATAGTTGAGAATGCGCAGCAGATTGACCTCGTCGCGGTGGTTGACCAGCACCTTGAGATAGGCGATGAGATCCTTGACTTCCTTGCGGTCGAAAAACTGCTGGCCGCCGATGAGCACGTAGGGGATGTTCTCGTAGCGCAGCTGCTCCTCGAAGGCGCGCGACTGCACGTTGGTGCGGTAGAGGATGGCGAAATCGGAATAGTTGAGCTCCTCGCGGAAGCGCTCGCCGTGGATGCGCTCCATGACCGCGCGCGCCTCGTCCTCCTCGTCCTCGCAGAGCAGGTAATCGACCCGGGGTCCGGCGCCGTCGGCGGTCCACAGGGCCTTCTCGCGGCGCTTGCCGTTGTTCTTGATGACGGCGTTGGCGGCGGCGAGGATGTTGCCCGTGGAGCGATAGTTCTGTTCCAGCTTGACCACCCGCGCGCCGGGGAAATCGCGCTCGAACTCAAGGATGTTGCCGAGATCGGCGCCGCGCCAGCCGTAGATGGACTGATCGTCGTCGCCCACCACGCACAGATTGTGGTGACCGCCGGCGAGCAGCTTGAGCAGCAGGTACTGGGCGGCGTTGGTATCCTGGTACTCGTCGACGAGGATGTAGCGAAAGCGCGCGCGGTATTTCTCCAGCACCGCCGGGTGCTCCTGCAAAAGGCGCGCGACGAGCATGATCAGGTCGTCGAAATCCACTGCGTTGAAGGCCTTGAGGGCCTTCTGATAGCGCGGATAGACGGCGGCCGCCATGTATTCGTAGTCGTCGTGGTACTTGACGGCGAACTTCTCCGGCGGCACCAGGCGGTTCTTGGCGTCGGAGATGGCGTAGAGCACGCGCTCGGCGTCGAATTTGCGCCCGCCGATGTCCACCTGCTGGATGAGATCCTTGATCAGGCGCAGCTGATCGGCGGTGGAGTAAATGGAGAAATTCTTCTTGTAGTCCAGCGCCTCGATGTCCTCGCGCAGAATGCGCACGCACAGGGAGTGAAAGGTGGCGATGACCATGCCCTTGCAGCGCTTCTTGCCGAGCATCTCCTCGACGCGCTCGCGCATTTCGCGTGCCGCCTTGTTGGTGAAGGTCACCGCGAGGATATTTTCCGGCGCGACACCGCGCGCGGCACTCAGATGGGCGATGCGGCAGGTGATGACGCGGGTCTTGCCCGACCCGGCGCCGGCCAGAATCAGCAGCGGGCCTTCGCCGTGACAGGCGGCCTCGCGCTGTTGGGGATTGAGCAGGGAGAGTTCCATGGGGAATGCGACTTCGGGTCTGCGTTGGTGATTGAGTGGGGAGCGCTGATCAGAAGTGCAGGCTACCATGAAGGGGGCAGGAGCGGCAAGCTGTTGTCTTTTGACGACAAATAAATCAGGAAAAACAAGAACTTTCCCCTTGATTTTCAAGTCGCGATTGTGTATTTTCCTAGCGACTCACGGGAGATTTCTTAACAATCTCTGAGGAACTTTCCTGTTCGCCAATCAATCCTTGCGTACGTGGTAGCCATGACTAAGTTCATCGTATTACTGGTGGGAATCATCTGGGCTTGCCTGCTGTTCATCTCCTGGGGCCAGGCCGACGGCATCGTGCCGCCGCCGGTCGAGACCGGGCAGAACCAGCAGAACTGAAGCCACTCACCACCGCCATCCCGCCACGCTTTTCCCCTTACGGGGCCGTGCATTTTGCGCCCTGCCGCACTCCTCGTCGCTCCAATTCCGCATCGATGGCATTAAGCACTTCCCACTTGTTCAAAGACCACAACGGCGCCAGCAACTGATGACGCGGGCCGTCCCCGGTCAGGCGCTGAATCAGGGTGTCGGGGTGAAGGCGCTCGATGAAATCGGCGGCCAACCGCACATAATCCTTCTGCCCCAGGACCGCGATCTCTCCCTGTTCATATAGCGCCCCCAAGGGCGTGCCCGCCAGCACATGCAGCAGATGGATCTTGATGCCAGCCACCTTGAGCCGCGCCATTTCATCGGCGGTCGCGAGCATCCGGGTGCGGTCCTCGCCCGGCAGACCGAGAATCACATGAACGCACACCCGCAGACCGCGTGCCACGGCTTGCTCATAGGTCCGCAGAAAGCAGCGGTAGTCGTGGCCGCGGCGCAAATAGTCAAGGGTTGCGTCATGCACCGACTGCAGGCCCAGTTCCAGCCAGAAATAGCTGCGGAGGTGGTACTCAGCGAGCAGATCGAGGACTTGCGGCGGACAGCAATCGGGACGGGTGCCCACGGATAGGCCCACCACATCCGCAACGCCCAGGGCTTCATCATAGAGGGCGCGCAATTGCTCGGGCGGCGCGGCGGTGTTGGAAAAGGGCTGGAAATAGGCGAGAAAGCGGCCGGCCTTGTACTTGCGACGCATCACCTCTTTGCCCGCCTCGATCTGCGCGGCCACGGGCAGGGCGCGCTCGATGCCCACCGCCCCCGAGCCGCCGGGGTCGCAGAACAGGCAGCCCTGCCTGCCGCGCCCGCCGCCGCGATTGGGGCAGCCGAAGCCGGCATCCACGGAGATCTTATGCACGCGCCCGCCGAAAACCTCCTTGAGGTGTGCGGAAAACAGATTGTAGCGTTTGGAAGTCATGGCGGCATGATGCCAATTTGGGCGGCGGGAGGCAAGCCCTTGAGCACCGGCGCACCGTCAAGGCAGGGAAAACCCCATGAGCGGCCAGACAAAGCGCACGGTCAGCAAAAACAGCACCAGCGCCAAGGCCTGCACCAGCAGCCCCGGCAACACCATCTCCCGCATCTTGAGGTGGCCCGAGGAGAAAACGATGGCGTTGGCCGGGGTGCCCATGGGCAGACAAAAAGCCAGTCCCGAAGGCAGGGCGATGACCAGGGTCATGAGGCGGGGGTCCAAACCCATGCTGCCCTCCAGGCTCAGGGCGATGGGCATGAGCATGGCGATCACCGCGGCGTTGCTGATGCACTCGGTCAAAAACAGCGACAACAGAGCAAACACCGCCAGCACCAGCAGGGGTGAATCGGTCAATCCCGACAGCCCGAGATCGGCCAGGTAGCGCGCGGCGCCGCTGCGTTCCAGGGAGGCGGCCAGGGCGATGGCGCCGCCGTACATGAGGATCACCCCCCAGTTGACGTATTCCTCGATCTGCTTCCAGCTGACCACGCGAAAAGCAAAGAGCACCGCCACCGCAACGATGGCGATGTTGGCAAGGCCCAGGGTCCGGCCGAGGAAAATCCAGCACAGGATGGTCACCGTCATCACCACCGCCACGATCAACTCGCGGTGGTTCATGCGGCCCATTTCAAGGCGCCTTTGCTTGAGATAGGCCTGGCCCTTTTCCACCGTCGCGATATCGATGGGAAACAGCAGGCGCAGCAAGACGAAACCGACGATCAGCAGCGGCACGACGATGGGCA
Proteins encoded in this region:
- a CDS encoding TolC family protein — protein: MNNLFRWIRAKIWVGVWMGLWMGLPLAAQADQPLTLEQALALAWDDNPALEEARGRIAQARAARDEARAAFWPRLDAGLEYLRGDAPSAYLFKTIDARQLPENVDFNHPGRFENFESYLEARLNVYAGGRDRLRFSQAETRFEQARHAYQTEHNDLSAAVVDTYLAMLSARDRGDIARQSVAVLEREVDLAEVRLRGGSLLRSELLSLQVRLAEARADRVRAAAASQRLQAALAILLGRDAATAFEPRDEEPDFPLPEDYSQALRRALEQRPELAAAAGARELARLEERLARAEYLPRLDVQARLYHDDPDFAYNDDQLNWTFGARLSWNLFSGFTTRAREAHALGQTQESRAAQRRMRQAVEFEVRQAWLDLEEHRANLDLAEAALAHAEEAFTQVRVQFDGGAVEVTRYLDAELAWARARVNASAARRDHQRAQAELARAMGDWRPLSGAEATAGPATERFNHGQDP
- a CDS encoding ATP-binding protein is translated as MSDWLIPSQIASLCGSAVLVVVFASLFARDRKPHLALWAWCWAFYALCFALALTAAAFPRADALLSARELSLVVSSLLLVAGGHAFVGRKLPRFWQALALLATLWTPLALSTGSLVHLLPVYLFHALVAITTGLLILRATEFYAFGRYLTGGVLILWGLHRANYPLLASIPEIAPWGFLLGAFFSFASAGGIILIHFARACDAAEDSRRLSQTLLDAIADPLVLLSADLRVQWSNQGAWRHLSPALETPAGRRCFELWRGRDQPCRPCPARSSFDTGTSADLQLETEDGRNWAVRAFPVPGKAPGKVVGVILHFEDQAPKRESSRQAQLAALGELSAGVAHEINNPINGIINYAELLGDTLPPAGSEADLARRIGSEAERIATIVRNLLRFARDSREDKEAVLLYEILLDTLVLFEAQLRRHGVETLIDMAPDLPAVRVHPEQIQQVFLNLLSNALFALNEKFAVGAAGKQIEISATRIEEEGQALLRTCIHDRGAGIAVEHLAKVMNPFFTTKPPGKGTGLGLSISHGIVRDHGGRLAIESHAGEWTRVTLDLPCA
- a CDS encoding sigma-54 dependent transcriptional regulator; the encoded protein is MSQHILIVDDEESIRYTFSRFLLAPGRTVEVAHSYEEALEKLTTCAFDLIFCDILLGGRSGINLLEEVRRRGLYLPVVMITGAPEVDSATEALRLGAYDYLAKPVRREALLRIADKALQYKALRDEKEKLQADLQAVFRSVKDAILTTDGDLRLVQANAAAGRLCGISAARAGESLDQLAPCADRCLGLLRQSLESRRTLERERIECVHPRHGRRIVSVSASPLRGAQGEHRGAMLVVRDETRLDALERRIGERSSFHGLVGTSAPMQEVYALLETLAEVPTTVLITGESGTGKELVARALHDGGPRRDGPLIRVNCAALSENLLESELFGHVRGAFTGAVKDKVGRFEAAHGGTLFLDEIGDITPALQLRLLRVLQEKEIERVGANRSIPVDVRVVAATNQNLTEKIRRGEFREDLFYRLKVVTVKLPPLRERREDIAPLAAHFLAQFNEKLGRDIRDLSPEAHKALLAHPWPGNVRELQHALEHACILCRNGRIEVAHLPAEIITAAATADQAISPAAIQRALHAAGGNKTQAARMLGISRRTVYRKLEEDQG
- a CDS encoding methyl-accepting chemotaxis protein; its protein translation is MNNLRMSTKIYLLSALIMLAFTFAVAWVYLQARGNFYQAKQNEIRHIVEAGWGVVDHYAKQAQAGHLSREEAQRLALDALRGVRFEGDNYFWINDLTPRMVMHPINPALDGRDLSESRDPNGKALFLEMVQVARATGEGYVDYQWPVPGFDEPVDKTSFVKLVPEWGWIVGGGLYIDDIQAQLSRMFWTAATVIALVVLAALALVTVVARSVAQPLKKTVSMIEAMEQGRLDGRLNLARRDEIGQMARAMDTFADNLQHEVIGSLKKLAAGNLNLSIQPRDDQDQVRGALKKVSDDLNLVMGQIQSAAVQIAGGAGQVSDTSQSLSQGATEQASSLEEIAASMNEMAAQIKHSADNALQADRLAGEMKQAALEGTGHMREMVGAMGEINSAGQSISKIIKVIDEIAFQTNLLALNAAVEAARAGQHGKGFAVVAEEVRNLAARSARAARETADLIEGSVSKTASGAEIAEKTAAALDQMVVGVTKVSDLVGEMAAAAREQSEGISQVNVGLNQIDQVTQQNTANAEECAAAAEELSSQSEQLRQMLSRFTLRGGATKAQVLTLPRQSSGGAWDADPTSRICLDESA
- a CDS encoding ATP-dependent helicase gives rise to the protein MELSLLNPQQREAACHGEGPLLILAGAGSGKTRVITCRIAHLSAARGVAPENILAVTFTNKAAREMRERVEEMLGKKRCKGMVIATFHSLCVRILREDIEALDYKKNFSIYSTADQLRLIKDLIQQVDIGGRKFDAERVLYAISDAKNRLVPPEKFAVKYHDDYEYMAAAVYPRYQKALKAFNAVDFDDLIMLVARLLQEHPAVLEKYRARFRYILVDEYQDTNAAQYLLLKLLAGGHHNLCVVGDDDQSIYGWRGADLGNILEFERDFPGARVVKLEQNYRSTGNILAAANAVIKNNGKRREKALWTADGAGPRVDYLLCEDEEDEARAVMERIHGERFREELNYSDFAILYRTNVQSRAFEEQLRYENIPYVLIGGQQFFDRKEVKDLIAYLKVLVNHRDEVNLLRILNYPKRGIGETTADRLIRHSAQTQKPLWEVLKSASELDDLGDKAQEAIAAFVALMERYRRLFNRHGMMVETLRELIAEVRLEQEIYRTVDDPVKARRRVENMEEVANALASYLEREESPSLPGFLEKVSLLDEERPGRDSKEKKLQRDAVVLMSIHSSKGLEFPHVFLVGMEEEFLPHKKTLTETFDLDEERRLCYVGITRARRRLVLTGARRRKKYGEMQLRVPSRFLAEIPAELLNASRGEEPPQLPEEEKDQRASKAFANIMSILGD
- a CDS encoding TIGR01212 family radical SAM protein (This family includes YhcC from E. coli K-12, an uncharacterized radical SAM protein.), translated to MTSKRYNLFSAHLKEVFGGRVHKISVDAGFGCPNRGGGRGRQGCLFCDPGGSGAVGIERALPVAAQIEAGKEVMRRKYKAGRFLAYFQPFSNTAAPPEQLRALYDEALGVADVVGLSVGTRPDCCPPQVLDLLAEYHLRSYFWLELGLQSVHDATLDYLRRGHDYRCFLRTYEQAVARGLRVCVHVILGLPGEDRTRMLATADEMARLKVAGIKIHLLHVLAGTPLGALYEQGEIAVLGQKDYVRLAADFIERLHPDTLIQRLTGDGPRHQLLAPLWSLNKWEVLNAIDAELERRGVRQGAKCTAP